One Helianthus annuus cultivar XRQ/B chromosome 7, HanXRQr2.0-SUNRISE, whole genome shotgun sequence genomic region harbors:
- the LOC110936635 gene encoding peroxidase 7 has protein sequence MTIAIISLLSILFFMSVSASNDRSLLTLPSLLDDATSFEEGLSNSLYHKSCHDVEGVIFRKVMEWVKKDPSLAPSLIRLHFHDCVLRGCDASILLNHSGSERSADVSKSLRGFQVIDDIKAELEKKCPRTVSCADILTTAARDATVLAGGPFWSIPFGRKDGRISLAKEATNVPMGRESVTKLIELFESKGLNVLDLVVLSGAHTIGRSTCESVQHRLYNYKGTKKPDPSINPVYLNYLRKKCRSTSGNVFLDATTPKAFDIHYFRNLKKKMGLLSTDQSLYSDLRTKPFVNALFNESSLFFNQFSVSMVKLGNILDAKSQEKGEIRINCNRVNYRHV, from the exons ATGACCATCGCTATCATCTCACTCTTGTCGATCTTGTTTTTCATGTCGGTTTCGGCCTCAAACGATAGGTCGTTACTAACTTTACCAAGCCTGTTAGATGATGCTACATCCTTCGAGGAAGGTCTTTCGAACTCTTTATATCATAAAAGTTGTCACGATGTTGAAGGGGTCATCTTTAGGAAAGTCATGGAATGGGTTAAAAAGGACCCCTCTCTCGCGCCTAGTCTTATCCGATTACATTTTCACGATTGTGTCCTTAGG GGATGTGATGCTTCAATACTTTTAAACCATAGTGGAAGTGAAAGGTCCGCGGATGTAAGCAAGTCGTTAAGAGGGTTCCAAGTGATCGATGATATCAAGGCGGAGCTTGAGAAGAAATGCCCTAGAACAGTCTCATGTGCTGACATCTTGACGACTGCTGCTAGAGATGCCACAGTTTTAGCTGGTGGACCCTTTTGGTCCATACCATTTGGAAGGAAAGATGGACGTATTTCCCTCGCGAAGGAAGCCACAAACGTCCCCATGGGTCGTGAAAGTGTTACCAAACTTATTGAGCTCTTTGAGTCCAAGGGTTTGAATGTTCTTGACTTGGTTGTCCTCTCAG GTGCACACACTATAGGAAGGAGTACATGTGAGTCAGTGCAACATCGGCTATACAACTACAAAGGAACAAAGAAACCCGATCCATCTATCAATCCTGTATACTTGAACTACTTGAGGAAAAAGTGTCGATCAACGTCAGGAAATGTGTTTCTTGATGCCACAACCCCGAAAGCATTCGATATACATTATTTCCGTAATCTTAAGAAGAAGATGGGGCTCTTGTCTACGGACCAGTCCCTCTACTCTGATTTAAGGACTAAACCTTTTGTGAATGCGTTGTTTAACGAATCTTCACTATTCTTCAACCAATTTAGTGTTTCCATGGTGAAGCTTGGAAATATTCTTGATGCTAAGTCTCAAGAAAAGGGTGAAATACGCATTAATTGCAATCGTGTGAACTATCGACATGTTTGA